A genomic window from Halorubrum lacusprofundi ATCC 49239 includes:
- a CDS encoding D-aminoacyl-tRNA deacylase, with the protein MIAIVVSRADSASEHIGEHLLDLGDWERRDDPSRPDADGGGTYYRTDGFELREFDDLHIYLDDPAAAFGGGAGDETNDAASDDTDETPEFLAFVSRHSGETGELLTAHVTGNFGPAPYGGEPDTLARAAPGAEKRVVEALAAHAPEGYDVGIECTHHGPTDTSVPSLFVELGSDEPQWTDADAARAVARAVLDLRGTDADLVTDAGETTDEIDDDPHPRHVVGFGGGHYAPRFTRIVRETEWAVGHVGADWALGELGAPDANRDVIEQAFARSKANVAVIEGEKPDLEATVEALGHRVVSETWVRAVGDRPLPLVERLESDLATIDEGLRFGEVVPASPDAIRVRGLPEDLLSRAQGVDADAARVAVETNAVAFDTEQAGTRAAGSVAFADDEVSPGYDDLVADLAGVLERGYDTVDITDGAVIARETAFDPELAAKRGVPEGPAFGRLASGESVEVDGETIAPADVSRERTNRFPIDSPTDSAAEPPTEPSE; encoded by the coding sequence GTGATAGCGATCGTCGTCAGCCGGGCCGACAGCGCCTCGGAACACATCGGCGAGCACCTGCTCGACCTCGGCGACTGGGAGCGCCGCGACGACCCGAGTCGTCCCGACGCCGACGGCGGCGGAACGTACTACCGGACCGACGGGTTCGAGCTGCGGGAGTTCGACGACCTCCACATCTACCTGGACGATCCCGCGGCCGCGTTCGGTGGTGGGGCAGGTGACGAGACGAACGACGCGGCAAGCGACGACACCGACGAGACCCCCGAGTTCCTCGCGTTCGTCTCCCGCCATTCCGGCGAGACGGGAGAGCTACTAACGGCTCACGTCACCGGGAACTTCGGCCCTGCGCCATACGGGGGCGAGCCGGACACGCTGGCTCGGGCGGCGCCGGGAGCCGAGAAGCGCGTCGTCGAGGCGCTGGCGGCGCACGCTCCCGAGGGGTACGACGTGGGGATCGAGTGCACTCACCACGGCCCGACGGACACGTCCGTCCCGTCGCTGTTCGTCGAACTCGGCTCCGACGAGCCGCAGTGGACCGACGCGGATGCGGCCCGGGCGGTCGCGCGGGCGGTGCTCGACCTGCGCGGGACCGACGCGGATCTGGTCACTGACGCAGGGGAAACGACTGACGAGATCGACGACGACCCCCACCCCCGCCACGTCGTCGGCTTTGGCGGCGGCCACTACGCCCCGCGGTTCACCCGAATTGTCCGCGAGACCGAGTGGGCGGTGGGACACGTCGGCGCCGACTGGGCGCTCGGAGAACTTGGCGCGCCCGACGCGAACCGAGACGTGATCGAGCAGGCGTTCGCGCGGAGCAAGGCGAATGTGGCGGTTATCGAGGGTGAAAAGCCCGATCTCGAAGCGACGGTCGAGGCGCTCGGCCACCGTGTCGTGAGCGAGACGTGGGTGCGTGCGGTCGGCGATCGCCCCTTGCCGCTGGTCGAGCGGCTGGAGTCCGACCTCGCGACGATCGACGAGGGGCTCCGGTTCGGTGAGGTCGTCCCCGCGTCACCCGACGCGATCCGCGTCAGGGGCCTCCCGGAAGACCTGCTCTCGCGGGCACAGGGCGTGGACGCGGACGCGGCCCGCGTGGCCGTGGAGACGAACGCGGTCGCCTTCGACACCGAGCAGGCCGGAACGCGAGCGGCCGGGTCGGTCGCGTTCGCTGACGACGAGGTGTCGCCCGGATACGACGACCTCGTCGCAGACCTCGCGGGCGTGTTGGAGCGCGGGTACGACACGGTCGACATTACCGACGGCGCCGTGATAGCGCGCGAGACCGCGTTCGATCCCGAGCTCGCCGCCAAGCGTGGGGTCCCGGAGGGGCCGGCGTTCGGGCGGCTCGCGAGCGGGGAGTCGGTCGAAGTCGACGGCGAAACGATCGCGCCGGCGGACGTGTCGCGAGAGCGGACAAACCGATTCCCGATCGACTCCCCCACTGACTCCGCCGCCGAGCCCCCTACCGAACCCTCTGAGTGA
- a CDS encoding calcium/sodium antiporter, with amino-acid sequence MLLGSPLTELLLLAGGAALLYAGAELLVKGASDLALAVGLKASTVGVTVVAFATTAPELFVSLLGAVTVSTDTGLGAIVGSNIANIGLVLGVSALIRPLNISQTVFERHIPFMVLAALLLVGLGWDGQIGAVDGVLLLAVLVAFTAVVLRRVQQTQSGISAAERAEMPEARVRDAAAVVGGIVALVVGSSWLVDGGQSLLSAAGFSDIFIGLTVLALGTSLPELAASVIAAIRGEAEFSVGNVVGSNIYNILAVIGIVAVVTPISVAPSVRGFEFPALLAFTALLVGLMYRGDRISRVDGSVLVVGYVLFVYLLLP; translated from the coding sequence GTGCTACTCGGGTCGCCGCTCACGGAACTCCTACTGCTCGCCGGTGGCGCCGCCCTCCTGTACGCCGGCGCCGAACTGCTCGTCAAAGGCGCCAGCGACCTCGCGCTCGCGGTCGGGCTGAAGGCATCGACGGTCGGGGTCACCGTCGTCGCGTTCGCGACGACAGCCCCCGAACTGTTCGTCTCGCTCCTCGGTGCGGTCACGGTGTCGACCGACACCGGACTGGGCGCGATCGTCGGTTCGAACATCGCGAATATCGGACTCGTGTTGGGGGTCTCCGCGCTGATCCGCCCGCTCAACATCTCTCAGACGGTTTTCGAACGTCACATCCCGTTCATGGTGCTCGCGGCGTTGCTTCTTGTCGGCCTCGGGTGGGACGGCCAGATCGGCGCCGTCGACGGTGTCCTCCTGCTCGCTGTCCTCGTCGCGTTCACCGCCGTCGTCCTGCGACGGGTCCAGCAGACCCAGTCTGGGATCTCTGCCGCCGAGCGCGCGGAAATGCCGGAAGCGCGGGTCCGAGACGCTGCCGCCGTCGTCGGGGGTATCGTCGCCCTCGTCGTCGGCTCCAGTTGGCTGGTCGATGGGGGGCAGTCGCTGCTGTCGGCCGCCGGCTTCTCCGACATCTTCATCGGGCTCACGGTGCTGGCGCTGGGGACCTCGCTGCCGGAACTGGCCGCCAGCGTCATCGCGGCAATCCGCGGTGAGGCGGAGTTCAGCGTGGGCAACGTCGTCGGCTCGAACATCTACAACATCCTCGCGGTCATCGGCATCGTCGCGGTGGTCACGCCGATCAGCGTGGCCCCCAGCGTGCGCGGCTTCGAGTTCCCCGCGCTACTCGCCTTTACCGCTCTGCTGGTCGGGCTGATGTACCGCGGCGACCGCATCTCGCGAGTTGACGGCAGCGTTCTCGTCGTCGGCTACGTCCTGTTCGTCTACCTGCTGCTGCCGTGA
- a CDS encoding DUF7333 family protein, which translates to MEFDLPRAAGIVALIVALGTAGVAFGTPMALSTTLMMVLPSMVVFGAIAFVTGMKHGEFRATHA; encoded by the coding sequence ATGGAGTTCGACCTCCCGCGTGCGGCCGGCATCGTCGCGCTCATCGTCGCCCTCGGAACCGCCGGAGTCGCCTTCGGGACACCGATGGCGCTTTCCACGACGCTGATGATGGTCCTTCCCTCGATGGTCGTCTTCGGTGCCATCGCGTTCGTCACCGGGATGAAACACGGCGAGTTCCGGGCGACGCACGCCTGA
- a CDS encoding PhzF family phenazine biosynthesis protein, translating into METRRTLLVDAFADEPLAGNVAGVVPDVGELSEDRMGRIAAELGASETAFLLDAGEGADERLRYFTPSTEVDLCGHATIATYGALFAEGAIDAGDRTLRTNVGDLEITIDDDGTVWMRQNPPTVDVIEPDSGSDGDSGGGLDADRLGDALGIDPAALRDVGADLPVAVASTGLPWLVVPVNFLERLGEAEPDMAAIEAITEAHDVAGVYAFTFDALDAESTLHGRAFAPAIGVPEDPVTGTASGAVGAYLREVGAFDGDFPDELRFEQGHFLDRPGHVRVRVAGDVVRVGGEAVVSMDGELRVPADDDSGEIIEA; encoded by the coding sequence ATGGAGACGCGACGCACGCTTCTCGTCGACGCGTTCGCGGACGAGCCGCTGGCCGGGAACGTCGCCGGCGTCGTTCCGGACGTCGGGGAACTGAGCGAGGACCGGATGGGACGAATCGCTGCGGAGTTGGGTGCCTCTGAGACCGCATTCCTGCTTGACGCCGGCGAGGGCGCCGACGAGCGGCTCCGGTATTTCACTCCCTCAACCGAGGTCGATCTGTGTGGCCACGCCACGATCGCGACTTACGGCGCCTTGTTCGCCGAGGGCGCGATCGACGCCGGCGACCGCACCCTCCGGACCAACGTCGGCGATCTCGAAATCACGATCGACGACGACGGAACCGTCTGGATGCGTCAGAACCCGCCGACGGTCGACGTGATCGAACCGGACAGCGGCAGCGACGGGGACAGCGGAGGCGGCCTCGACGCGGACCGACTTGGCGACGCGCTGGGGATCGACCCGGCCGCCCTGCGCGACGTGGGCGCGGACCTCCCGGTCGCGGTCGCCTCGACGGGGCTCCCGTGGCTCGTTGTCCCCGTGAACTTCCTCGAACGGCTCGGTGAGGCTGAACCGGACATGGCGGCGATCGAGGCAATCACAGAGGCACACGACGTGGCCGGCGTGTACGCGTTCACGTTCGACGCGCTCGACGCCGAGTCGACGCTTCATGGCCGAGCGTTCGCCCCGGCGATCGGGGTGCCTGAGGACCCCGTGACGGGGACCGCGAGCGGCGCGGTCGGGGCCTACCTCCGCGAGGTGGGCGCGTTCGACGGCGACTTCCCCGACGAACTGCGCTTCGAGCAGGGTCACTTCCTTGACCGACCGGGACACGTCCGCGTCCGAGTCGCGGGCGACGTGGTGCGCGTCGGTGGCGAGGCGGTCGTCTCGATGGACGGCGAGCTGCGAGTGCCTGCGGACGACGACAGCGGCGAGATCATCGAGGCGTAG
- a CDS encoding alkaline phosphatase family protein, giving the protein MGLFDRLRGNDTPRVAFIGIDGLPHRLVADNPDTFPTLSTIADKGDGGPIDSVVPPESSACWPALTSGVNPGETGVYGFQDREVGSYDTYVPMGRDVQATRVWDRVTEAGLNATVMNVPVTFPPQRTVQRMVSGYLSPDVDKAAHPEELRKYLTESDYRLSVNAKLGHRKDKAEFIEQARQTLDARAEAFSRYVEMDDWDLFVGVFSTPDRINHFLWGDYEDGGPYREDMLAFYAALDEHIGNIRKALPNDVRLVVGSTHGFARLRYDVYCNEWLEREGWLSYEGGDDHGSLSDIAGDARAYSLVPGRFYLNVEGREPDGVVPESEYEAVREELRAELEAWEGPNGNPVAKRVVERETVFRGDHDAIAPDLVVIPHEGFDLKSGFRPHDAVFDPDGPRTGMHTFEDAALFIDHPDAKVEDADLLDVAPTLLRLLDVDYGRTDLDGASLI; this is encoded by the coding sequence ATGGGCCTCTTCGACCGGCTGCGAGGGAACGACACGCCTCGCGTGGCGTTCATCGGGATCGACGGGCTCCCCCACCGCCTCGTCGCCGACAACCCGGACACGTTTCCGACGCTGTCGACGATCGCCGACAAGGGCGACGGGGGACCGATCGACAGCGTTGTGCCGCCCGAGTCGAGCGCGTGCTGGCCGGCGCTCACAAGTGGTGTGAACCCCGGCGAGACCGGTGTGTACGGCTTTCAGGACCGAGAGGTCGGCTCGTACGACACCTACGTCCCGATGGGCCGCGACGTGCAGGCGACGCGAGTGTGGGACCGAGTGACCGAGGCGGGCCTCAACGCGACGGTGATGAACGTCCCCGTCACGTTCCCGCCGCAGCGAACGGTCCAGCGCATGGTCTCCGGCTACCTCTCGCCCGACGTGGACAAGGCCGCTCACCCGGAGGAGCTCCGGAAGTACCTCACCGAGAGCGACTACAGGCTGTCGGTCAACGCGAAGCTCGGCCACCGGAAGGACAAAGCAGAGTTCATCGAGCAGGCCCGCCAGACGCTCGACGCCCGCGCGGAGGCGTTCTCCCGCTACGTCGAGATGGACGACTGGGACCTGTTCGTCGGCGTGTTCTCCACCCCGGACCGGATCAACCACTTCCTGTGGGGCGACTACGAGGACGGCGGCCCGTATCGCGAGGACATGCTCGCGTTCTACGCCGCCCTCGACGAACACATCGGGAACATCCGGAAAGCGCTCCCGAACGACGTTCGGCTCGTCGTCGGCTCCACGCACGGGTTTGCGCGACTCCGATACGACGTGTACTGCAACGAGTGGCTCGAACGCGAGGGGTGGCTCTCGTACGAAGGCGGCGACGACCACGGATCGCTGTCCGACATCGCCGGCGACGCCCGCGCGTACTCGCTGGTCCCCGGACGCTTCTACCTCAACGTGGAGGGCCGCGAGCCCGACGGCGTCGTCCCCGAGTCGGAGTACGAGGCGGTCCGCGAGGAGCTCCGGGCCGAGCTCGAAGCGTGGGAAGGGCCGAACGGGAACCCCGTCGCGAAACGGGTCGTCGAACGCGAGACGGTGTTCCGCGGCGACCACGACGCTATCGCCCCCGACCTCGTGGTGATCCCGCACGAAGGGTTCGACCTCAAGTCGGGATTCCGCCCCCACGATGCGGTGTTCGATCCCGACGGCCCCCGAACCGGCATGCACACGTTCGAGGACGCCGCCCTGTTCATCGATCACCCCGATGCAAAGGTCGAAGACGCGGACTTACTCGACGTTGCTCCGACCCTCCTGCGCCTGCTCGACGTCGACTACGGCCGGACCGACCTCGACGGCGCGAGTCTCATCTGA
- a CDS encoding DUF7097 family protein, which produces MERTPDGTPVGVDDPYAVAGVCDHLTDDGRCRFALTRAGDDPEFAAERRRDGYACHVGADDAWRACPHYRSTTDERECYRCGLTEIRLAHADARPLVEEHHLSYGDTASVDNSSPSDDPDPDTSNPDGDAGPHEITVALCRWCHTKVHKSFARIDDDASPDPEAIAARESRRSKEQLESAFETASERFDPEG; this is translated from the coding sequence ATGGAACGCACGCCAGACGGAACTCCGGTCGGCGTCGACGACCCGTATGCGGTCGCCGGCGTCTGTGACCACCTCACCGACGACGGTCGCTGTCGGTTCGCGCTGACGCGGGCGGGTGACGACCCCGAGTTCGCAGCCGAACGACGCCGAGACGGGTACGCCTGTCACGTCGGCGCGGACGACGCGTGGCGCGCGTGTCCGCATTACCGGTCGACGACCGACGAGCGAGAGTGTTACCGGTGCGGGCTGACGGAAATCCGACTGGCTCACGCCGACGCCCGGCCGCTGGTGGAGGAACACCACCTATCGTACGGCGACACCGCTTCTGTCGACAATTCTTCCCCATCCGACGATCCCGACCCCGACACTTCCAATCCCGACGGCGACGCCGGGCCCCACGAGATCACCGTCGCGCTGTGTCGCTGGTGTCACACGAAGGTCCACAAGTCGTTCGCCCGGATCGACGACGACGCCAGTCCCGATCCCGAGGCGATCGCGGCACGAGAGAGTCGACGGAGCAAAGAACAGTTGGAATCCGCATTCGAGACCGCGAGCGAGCGGTTCGATCCGGAAGGGTAG
- a CDS encoding DUF6517 family protein, with product MHRRGLLAAIAASTSVAVAGCAGGENGSYEFDAEPASVPSSAASEAGYEGEEPKPFTIEQEFDVAGVNAQVSATTWAAGYENSENGSALFVASTPNASVGGQSVNPLVRADDAELIRRLLEQVDQRGIGGEGTDIEASNIENRGSETRTILGEEVEISILETTIDAEVDGGGGESGTVEDVPVYLYVGTVQHGEDVIALVGVHPTAVDASESLLSLMEQVEH from the coding sequence ATGCACAGACGCGGACTGCTCGCGGCCATCGCCGCATCGACATCCGTCGCGGTCGCCGGGTGCGCCGGCGGCGAGAACGGCAGCTACGAGTTCGACGCCGAACCGGCCAGCGTTCCGTCCTCAGCCGCGTCCGAGGCGGGGTACGAGGGAGAGGAACCGAAGCCGTTCACCATCGAACAGGAGTTCGACGTGGCCGGCGTGAACGCGCAGGTGTCCGCGACCACGTGGGCCGCCGGGTACGAGAACTCCGAGAACGGGTCAGCGCTGTTCGTGGCGAGCACGCCGAACGCGTCGGTGGGCGGGCAGTCGGTCAACCCGCTCGTCCGCGCGGACGACGCCGAGCTGATCCGACGGCTGTTAGAGCAGGTGGATCAGCGCGGGATCGGCGGTGAAGGCACCGACATCGAGGCGAGCAATATCGAAAATCGGGGGTCAGAGACCCGAACTATCCTCGGTGAGGAGGTGGAGATCTCGATCCTCGAAACGACCATCGACGCAGAGGTCGACGGCGGTGGCGGAGAGAGCGGCACGGTCGAGGACGTTCCGGTGTACCTGTACGTCGGGACGGTCCAACACGGGGAGGACGTGATCGCACTCGTCGGCGTCCACCCCACCGCCGTCGACGCCTCCGAGTCGCTGCTCTCCCTGATGGAACAGGTCGAACACTAA